A single genomic interval of Betaproteobacteria bacterium harbors:
- a CDS encoding MCE family protein, translating into MDELGGREDLPRSTVVTKRKGRLSVVWLIPILAAVVAVGIAIQQILSEGPTITIVFGAAQGIEAGKTFIKYKDVNIGQVSAVQLSEDFERVQVTAKMAKSAAGLM; encoded by the coding sequence ATGGATGAGCTGGGCGGGCGGGAGGACCTGCCGCGTTCGACGGTGGTGACGAAGCGGAAGGGACGGCTATCGGTGGTGTGGTTGATACCGATATTGGCGGCGGTGGTGGCGGTGGGGATTGCGATTCAGCAGATCTTGAGCGAGGGGCCGACGATCACGATCGTGTTCGGTGCCGCGCAGGGGATCGAGGCGGGGAAGACCTTCATCAAGTACAAGGATGTCAACATCGGCCAGGTGAGCGCGGTGCAGTTGTCGGAGGATTTCGAGCGGGTGCAGGTGACGGCGAAGATGGCGAAGAGTGCGGCGGGGCTGATG
- a CDS encoding mechanosensitive ion channel, which translates to MLAAKTDLTRAMRLLCCGVAFALALLVAGAEAHAHSNATADIAAENAALSAQIAEDSRVLEGVRLQIEELRKRKGDLDETMQRIERGAEVHVLGREFAQTVMDQLRLLPSREQFDPTREARAHLLASASDANLRAERQLRELRDLDTAVAQRLASVRPPIPDAERLQAGAVVRDLLGEQRNLLTRAIQAQQELLKALRDAGAAEEELEKRSQAARTELTRLLFWIPSPPGTQTVAELLPSLAWSVSPANWRSAGDALMDEVSRRPLPPALGVLIAVCLYAARGRLRRALVSLAPAAVTYERYGIGHALAALAITFALALPIPVLLWTAGAALGAAPDTQPFAQAVGDALWRVARLVLALYAFAWLFDRRGVAVGHFGWDETSITFASAALRRFSAVFLPLMLITALNDHRAPFANRESLGRLVFNLAMLVLVVFLAHLFRSKSPVMQRLRARAPRGWAVQLHGVWFTLLLALPLGIAILAATGYIVAAGYFFARLLESVFLVLVAVMLYGLIALWVQVQRARLVRRGNANAAPSAGIVVHGDTGSAVASMPSPRLDVAAIGEQTRSLLDLFTTLLLLAGMWWVWHEAVPALSVIGDYALWSYSDTVDDKIVQHPVTVGGLFVALIVGAVTAVAVRNVGALLDIVLLQRLEMQADATYAIKVTARYALAAIGIAVAANNLGIGWSDVQWLVAALGVGLGFGLQEIFANFVSGLIVLAERPIRIGDVVTVGDVSGTVSHIRARATSVIDFDNKEVIIPNKSFITDRVVNWTLSNQTTRLLLKISVAQGSDVVLAQRVMLDALRRNRDVLAQPPPSVFFVGFGSKGLDLEICAFVGSFEQRLRVQHEINLAVNQALRENGIEIP; encoded by the coding sequence GAGACCATGCAACGGATCGAGCGCGGTGCAGAGGTGCACGTCCTCGGCCGCGAATTCGCGCAGACGGTGATGGATCAGTTGCGGCTGCTGCCGTCTCGGGAGCAGTTCGACCCCACGCGCGAGGCGCGGGCGCACCTGCTGGCTTCCGCAAGCGACGCGAACCTCCGCGCGGAGCGCCAGTTGCGCGAATTGCGCGACCTCGACACCGCGGTAGCGCAACGCCTGGCCAGCGTACGGCCTCCCATTCCCGACGCGGAGCGCTTACAGGCCGGGGCGGTGGTCCGTGATCTCCTCGGCGAGCAGCGCAATCTCCTTACCCGCGCGATTCAGGCGCAGCAGGAGCTTCTGAAGGCGTTGCGGGACGCGGGTGCCGCCGAGGAGGAGCTCGAAAAGCGGAGCCAGGCTGCGCGGACGGAACTCACCCGCCTGCTCTTCTGGATTCCGTCTCCGCCGGGAACACAGACGGTCGCCGAGCTCCTGCCGTCGCTTGCCTGGAGCGTATCGCCTGCGAACTGGCGCAGTGCCGGGGACGCGCTGATGGATGAGGTGTCACGCCGACCTCTTCCGCCCGCCCTGGGCGTGCTGATCGCCGTGTGTCTCTACGCCGCGCGCGGGCGCCTGCGTCGCGCGCTCGTCTCCCTCGCACCCGCCGCAGTCACCTACGAGCGCTACGGCATCGGCCATGCGCTGGCGGCGCTTGCGATCACGTTCGCCCTCGCACTCCCGATCCCGGTTCTCCTGTGGACGGCCGGCGCCGCGCTCGGGGCGGCGCCGGACACCCAGCCTTTTGCGCAGGCTGTCGGCGATGCGCTCTGGCGGGTCGCCCGGCTGGTGCTCGCGCTTTACGCTTTTGCCTGGCTCTTCGATCGGCGCGGTGTTGCCGTCGGCCATTTCGGCTGGGACGAGACGTCGATCACCTTTGCCTCCGCCGCGCTGCGTCGTTTTTCTGCCGTCTTCCTGCCCCTCATGCTGATCACCGCCTTGAACGATCACCGCGCGCCGTTCGCCAACCGCGAGAGTCTCGGCCGTCTTGTCTTCAACCTCGCGATGCTCGTCCTCGTGGTGTTCCTCGCGCACCTGTTCCGGAGCAAGAGCCCGGTGATGCAGCGGCTGCGTGCGCGTGCTCCGCGCGGCTGGGCGGTGCAACTGCACGGGGTCTGGTTCACCCTGCTGCTGGCACTTCCGCTCGGCATCGCCATCCTTGCCGCCACCGGCTACATCGTGGCGGCGGGCTACTTCTTCGCGCGGCTGCTGGAATCGGTCTTCCTCGTCCTCGTTGCGGTGATGCTCTACGGTCTGATCGCGCTGTGGGTGCAGGTCCAGCGCGCGCGCCTCGTCCGGCGCGGCAACGCGAACGCGGCGCCATCCGCCGGCATCGTTGTCCACGGCGACACGGGCAGCGCCGTCGCATCCATGCCCTCGCCGCGCCTCGATGTCGCAGCCATCGGCGAGCAGACACGCTCGCTTCTGGATCTCTTCACGACGCTGCTTCTGCTCGCCGGCATGTGGTGGGTGTGGCACGAGGCGGTGCCGGCACTCTCGGTGATCGGCGACTATGCGCTCTGGAGTTACAGCGACACCGTGGACGACAAGATCGTGCAGCACCCGGTGACGGTGGGCGGGCTGTTTGTCGCGTTGATCGTCGGTGCCGTCACTGCGGTTGCCGTGCGCAACGTCGGTGCACTGCTCGACATCGTCCTGCTGCAGCGCCTGGAGATGCAGGCCGATGCGACCTATGCGATCAAGGTCACGGCACGCTATGCGCTCGCCGCGATCGGCATCGCCGTCGCTGCCAACAACCTGGGCATCGGCTGGAGCGACGTGCAGTGGCTGGTCGCAGCGCTCGGCGTCGGTCTCGGCTTCGGTCTGCAGGAGATCTTCGCGAACTTTGTCTCCGGCCTCATCGTGCTCGCCGAGCGACCGATCCGCATCGGTGACGTCGTCACCGTCGGCGACGTTTCCGGGACGGTCTCGCACATCCGTGCCCGCGCGACCTCGGTGATCGACTTCGACAACAAGGAAGTGATCATCCCCAACAAGTCGTTCATCACCGATCGCGTGGTGAACTGGACGTTGTCGAACCAGACGACACGGCTGCTGCTCAAGATCAGCGTGGCGCAAGGCAGCGACGTCGTGCTCGCACAGCGGGTCATGCTCGATGCGCTGCGGCGCAATCGCGACGTGCTTGCGCAGCCGCCGCCTTCCGTTTTCTTCGTGGGCTTCGGCAGCAAGGGGCTCGACCTGGAGATCTGTGCGTTCGTGGGCTCGTTCGAGCAGCGTCTCAGGGTGCAGCACGAGATCAACCTTGCAGTGAATCAGGCGTTGCGGGAGAACGGAATTGAGATTCCCTAG